A window of Variovorax paradoxus EPS genomic DNA:
TTGCTCGCGGTGTAGCAGGTGCCGCCGGTGCCGCCCGAAGTGGTGGTGCCGGTGGCGGCCGTCGACATCGCGCCCTGCGCGTTGCTCGCGTCCAGCGCCGCCACGGTCCAGCTGTAGGTGGTGGATGCGGCCAGGCCGGTGTCGGTGTAGTTGGTGCCGGCAACGGGTGCCGCGTTGACCTTGCTCCCGCCGCGGTACACGTTGTAGCCCGTGGCGCCCGAGACGCCGGCCCAGCCGATCACCATGCTGCTGGCGGTCGCGCCCGAGGTGCCCACGCCGGTGGGCGCCGGCAGCGACGAGCCGCCGCCCGAGCTGGTCACGCGGTCGACCATGGCCTTCATCGCCGCCATCTGCGGGCCCGACTTCTTCGCGTAGTTCGCGCTGTCGTAGCCCCACCAGTCCCAGCAGCTGTTGGTGGCCGCGGTGCTGGTCTGCGGATAGATCAGCACGATGTTGTTGGTGTCGGCCCAGCGGTTGTAGCCGGTCTTCTTGACGTACTGGTCGCCCACGTCGGTGTAGTTCTGCTTGCAGCCGTGCAGCACCAGGTGCACGCGGCACGAGGCGGTGGTGCAGGCCTGCGGCACGTAGATCCACCCCGTGGCGGCCGCGCCGTGGCCGGTGATGAACTCCGACTGGTTGAACTCGGTGAAGGTGCCGCCCAGCGTGCCGTTGTTGCGCGGGTTCAGCGGGCCGTAGAGGTGCGTGAGGATCTCGCCCGCGAGGTCGAAGCCGCAGTTGTTGATGTAGGGCGAGGCGGTGGCGCCGCACGCGCCGCCGTAGTCGTCGGTGACCATCGCGT
This region includes:
- a CDS encoding PHB depolymerase family esterase, producing MQAMRRNWKGLAAAAAMTVAAHAALAAVPLPALNANPAEVSVSGLSAGGFMAVQLHVAYSATFKRGAGIVAGGPYYCAEGSVLNATGRCMTHSTSIPVSTLVSTTNSWAASGTIDPVSNMTGSKVYLFSGTADNTVKQAVMDDLKTYYQSFVPAANTVYKNNLGAGHAMVTDDYGGACGATASPYINNCGFDLAGEILTHLYGPLNPRNNGTLGGTFTEFNQSEFITGHGAAATGWIYVPQACTTASCRVHLVLHGCKQNYTDVGDQYVKKTGYNRWADTNNIVLIYPQTSTAATNSCWDWWGYDSANYAKKSGPQMAAMKAMVDRVTSSGGGSSLPAPTGVGTSGATASSMVIGWAGVSGATGYNVYRGGSKVNAAPVAGTNYTDTGLAASTTYSWTVAALDASNAQGAMSTAATGTTTSGGTGGTCYTASNYAHTLAGRAYALWGLTYAYGSAQAMGLWNIYVTTTLKQTGPNYYVIGTC